In Arachis duranensis cultivar V14167 unplaced genomic scaffold, aradu.V14167.gnm2.J7QH unplaced_Scaffold_354585, whole genome shotgun sequence, the following are encoded in one genomic region:
- the LOC127744452 gene encoding protein LIGHT-DEPENDENT SHORT HYPOCOTYLS 1-like codes for MDLVSESSPPASNATVPTTTTVNGVGGGGGSNSVVAVSSSSSSSSSPSSSRYENQKRRDWNTFCQYLRNHRPPLSLNLCSGAHVLEFLHYLDQFGKTKVHNHNCPFFGLPNPPAPCTCPLRQAWGSLDALIGRLRAAYEENGGRPESNPFGARAVRIYLRDVRDFQAKARGVSYEKKRKRPKPKVNNNDGAMAAAATTTT; via the coding sequence ATGGATTTGGTTTCTGAATCATCACCACCAGCATCAAACGCCACAGTTCCGACAACCACCACCGTCAACGGTGTTGGCGGAGGAGGAGGAAGTAACAGCGTTGTAGCCgtttcttcatcttcatcttcttcttcttctccttcatcgAGCCGTTATGAGAACCAAAAGCGGCGAGACTGGAATACGTTCTGTCAGTACCTCCGCAACCACCGTCCGCCGCTCTCGCTGAACCTCTGCAGCGGCGCACACGTGCTCGAGTTCCTTCACTACCTCGATCAGTTCGGAAAAACGAAAGTTCACAACCATAACTGCCCCTTCTTCGGCCTCCCGAACCCTCCGGCGCCCTGCACCTGCCCGCTCCGCCAAGCCTGGGGCAGCCTCGACGCCCTCATCGGCCGGCTTAGGGCGGCCTATGAGGAGAACGGCGGCAGGCCGGAGTCCAACCCGTTCGGCGCCAGAGCAGTTAGGATTTACCTTCGTGATGTCAGAGATTTTCAGGCCAAAGCTAGAGGAGTCAGTTatgagaagaagaggaagaggccgAAGCCGAAGGTCAACAATAATGACGGTGCCATGGCCGCCGCTGCCACTACTACTACTTAA